The following proteins are encoded in a genomic region of Kiritimatiellia bacterium:
- a CDS encoding LacI family DNA-binding transcriptional regulator, with amino-acid sequence MPLLSRKPRPITIHDVALRAGVSIATVSNVLKGRMSEVSPATAERVQRVVEKMGYVKNLTAAALSSQRSGLVGAIIIGVFDPHSTEREQEVNPFYGEFLFRLERELQSSGSTLCVYAGREEAYVNFLLERNLDGAILLGVIGKDMPTVLERRDARLVLFDSFVHHRTHMRVQTDELKGGGMSADFLITRGRKHLAFVGGAVRDFPSNIPAVRFEGATRVCDQSGIRLLLVEEWTSFEGGRRAARRVLELKPDGVIVAADIMAAGLVRGLQEAGAKVPDDIAVVGYDDLPFARMVSPPLTTVRQGLQEKIEAAVDLLKNGEKGEVRVIKPHLVVRESA; translated from the coding sequence ATGCCGCTGCTATCGAGAAAGCCGCGTCCCATCACAATCCATGACGTGGCCTTGCGCGCGGGAGTGTCCATCGCCACGGTTTCCAACGTGCTCAAGGGACGCATGTCGGAGGTCTCCCCCGCGACCGCGGAACGCGTACAGCGGGTCGTCGAAAAAATGGGCTACGTCAAGAACCTGACGGCCGCGGCCCTCTCCAGCCAGCGCTCCGGCCTGGTCGGGGCCATCATCATCGGGGTCTTCGATCCGCACTCCACCGAGCGTGAACAGGAGGTGAACCCCTTTTACGGTGAGTTCCTGTTCCGCCTGGAGCGCGAACTGCAATCCTCCGGCAGCACGCTTTGCGTCTACGCCGGCCGGGAGGAGGCCTACGTCAACTTCCTCCTCGAGCGCAACCTGGACGGGGCGATCCTGCTCGGCGTGATCGGCAAGGACATGCCCACGGTGCTCGAGCGGCGCGATGCCCGCCTCGTGCTGTTCGACTCTTTCGTCCACCACCGCACGCACATGCGCGTTCAGACGGACGAACTGAAGGGCGGCGGCATGTCCGCCGATTTCCTGATCACCCGGGGCCGCAAGCACCTGGCCTTCGTGGGCGGGGCCGTGCGGGACTTCCCCTCGAATATTCCCGCCGTCCGCTTCGAGGGCGCCACGCGGGTCTGCGACCAGTCCGGGATCCGCCTTCTCCTGGTCGAGGAGTGGACCTCTTTCGAGGGCGGCCGGCGCGCCGCCCGCCGGGTGCTGGAACTGAAGCCCGACGGCGTGATCGTCGCGGCGGACATCATGGCCGCGGGCCTCGTCCGCGGCCTGCAGGAGGCCGGCGCGAAGGTGCCGGACGATATCGCCGTGGTCGGCTACGACGACCTGCCCTTCGCCCGGATGGTCTCTCCCCCCCTCACCACGGTGCGCCAGGGCCTGCAGGAAAAAATCGAGGCCGCCGTGGACCTCCTGAAGAACGGGGAGAAGGGCGAGGTGCGGGTCATCAAACCCCACCTCGTCGTGCGCGAATCAGCTTGA
- a CDS encoding integration host factor subunit beta — MTKRELVVRIADETGLIQQDVFAVIQKTLDYIIEALKKGDTVEFRNFGVFEVRERKSRIGRNPNRPTQVVTIPARKVVKFKPGRIMKQLITGV; from the coding sequence ATGACAAAGCGAGAACTGGTGGTGCGGATTGCCGATGAGACGGGGCTCATCCAGCAGGATGTGTTTGCCGTGATCCAGAAAACCCTCGACTACATCATCGAGGCGCTGAAGAAGGGCGACACGGTGGAGTTCAGGAACTTCGGCGTGTTCGAGGTCCGGGAGCGCAAGTCGCGCATCGGCCGTAACCCCAATCGCCCGACCCAGGTGGTGACGATCCCGGCGCGCAAGGTGGTCAAGTTCAAGCCGGGCCGCATCATGAAACAGCTGATCACCGGGGTTTGA
- a CDS encoding ComF family protein produces MSRMWHKAAACWLDMLYPRGCAGCGGPAADGEGYLCWNCLAAVPFVRLPFCARCGDPIEGRVDHAYTCYTCTAEPIHFERARSAVRYRGVAQQLLRAFKYDAALWLQPDLDRLLHGCVESQFTDLEADAVVDVPLYPAKERERGFNQAQLLGAALARNLRKPFLHGCLRRARPTPTQTHLTAPQRAANVKGAFEVRKPQWIEGLRLLLVDDVMTTGATVNECARVLKVCGASRVYVATLARG; encoded by the coding sequence ATGAGCCGGATGTGGCATAAAGCGGCGGCGTGTTGGCTGGACATGCTCTACCCGCGCGGGTGCGCGGGTTGCGGAGGCCCGGCCGCGGACGGGGAGGGCTATCTCTGCTGGAACTGCCTCGCGGCCGTCCCGTTCGTGCGGCTGCCGTTTTGCGCGCGGTGCGGGGATCCCATCGAGGGCCGGGTGGACCACGCCTATACCTGCTACACCTGCACGGCCGAGCCCATCCACTTCGAACGCGCCCGCTCGGCCGTGCGCTACCGGGGCGTCGCACAGCAACTCCTGCGCGCCTTCAAGTACGACGCGGCCCTCTGGCTGCAGCCCGACCTGGACCGCCTGCTGCACGGCTGCGTCGAGTCGCAGTTCACCGACCTGGAGGCGGATGCCGTCGTCGACGTGCCGCTGTACCCCGCGAAGGAGCGTGAGCGCGGCTTCAACCAGGCGCAGCTCCTGGGCGCCGCGCTCGCCCGGAATCTGCGCAAACCCTTCCTGCACGGCTGCCTCCGGCGCGCCCGGCCCACGCCGACCCAAACTCATTTGACAGCCCCCCAGCGGGCCGCTAACGTTAAGGGCGCTTTCGAGGTCCGCAAGCCGCAATGGATAGAAGGGCTGCGGCTGCTGCTGGTCGACGACGTGATGACCACGGGAGCGACGGTGAACGAATGCGCCCGGGTGCTCAAGGTGTGCGGCGCATCGAGGGTGTACGTGGCCACGCTGGCCCGCGGGTGA
- a CDS encoding histidine--tRNA ligase produces MTVPSFQPLQGMSDLASPDIHLWQEVEETARRLLALYQVGEVRTPILEPTGLFVRSLGEGTDVVQKEMYTFEDRGGRQVSLRPEGTAGVIRYLAGLGPEAAGARLYYLGPMFRAERPQAGRRRQFHQLGVELIGPPGPAQDVEAIALQQHLLNAWGLKGARIEINSRGQPAEQAAVTEGLRRALEPHESALCEDCRRRLRTNVLRVLDCKQEGCRAIADRLPPVTDFMGAESRAYLEEVRRLLGLLELPAVINPRLVRGLDYYQHTIWEVKHPALGAQDALAGGGRYRIEWEGAAIEGVGFAAGLERIVTAVAQDRSGAPSSRRGVPVAWIVSQGPGALEQNLVLAQTLRARGIACGLALDGRSVKAQMRAANRSGAAYAVIRGELELQKGLVVLKSMKDGAQEELELPALVERLILASRAEGTSI; encoded by the coding sequence ATGACCGTCCCGTCGTTTCAACCCCTGCAAGGCATGTCTGACCTTGCTTCCCCCGATATCCATCTCTGGCAGGAAGTAGAGGAGACCGCCCGCCGCCTCCTGGCCCTGTACCAGGTCGGGGAGGTCCGCACCCCGATCCTGGAGCCCACCGGGCTTTTTGTACGGTCGCTGGGGGAAGGCACCGACGTGGTCCAGAAGGAGATGTACACCTTCGAGGATCGCGGCGGGCGCCAGGTCAGCCTTCGGCCGGAAGGCACGGCGGGCGTCATCCGCTACCTGGCGGGACTGGGGCCCGAAGCCGCGGGCGCCCGGCTGTACTACCTGGGGCCGATGTTCCGCGCCGAGCGGCCGCAGGCCGGGCGCCGCCGCCAGTTCCACCAGTTGGGCGTCGAGCTGATCGGCCCGCCGGGCCCCGCGCAGGATGTCGAGGCCATCGCCCTCCAGCAGCACCTGCTGAACGCCTGGGGACTCAAGGGCGCCCGGATCGAGATCAACAGCCGCGGGCAGCCGGCCGAGCAGGCCGCCGTGACCGAGGGGCTGCGCCGGGCCCTCGAGCCGCACGAGTCCGCCCTGTGCGAGGACTGCCGTCGCCGGCTCCGGACCAACGTGCTGCGCGTGCTCGACTGCAAGCAGGAAGGGTGCCGGGCCATCGCGGACCGGCTGCCGCCGGTGACGGATTTCATGGGCGCGGAATCGAGGGCCTACCTCGAGGAAGTGCGGCGCCTGCTGGGGTTGCTGGAATTGCCGGCCGTGATCAATCCGCGCCTGGTGCGCGGGCTGGACTACTACCAGCACACGATCTGGGAGGTCAAGCACCCCGCCCTGGGCGCGCAGGACGCGCTGGCGGGCGGCGGGCGTTACCGGATCGAATGGGAAGGCGCCGCGATCGAGGGCGTCGGGTTCGCCGCGGGCCTGGAACGGATCGTCACCGCCGTGGCGCAGGACCGGTCCGGCGCGCCGTCGTCCCGGCGCGGCGTCCCGGTGGCGTGGATCGTGTCGCAGGGACCCGGCGCGCTGGAGCAGAACCTGGTGCTGGCACAGACTCTCCGGGCCCGGGGCATCGCCTGCGGCCTCGCCCTGGACGGGCGGAGCGTCAAGGCGCAGATGCGCGCCGCCAACCGGAGCGGGGCCGCCTATGCCGTCATCCGCGGCGAATTGGAATTGCAGAAAGGCCTGGTCGTTTTGAAAAGCATGAAAGACGGGGCGCAGGAGGAGCTGGAATTGCCCGCCCTGGTGGAGCGGCTGATCCTGGCGTCCCGGGCGGAAGGAACTTCGATATGA
- a CDS encoding bifunctional folylpolyglutamate synthase/dihydrofolate synthase, which produces MKTDAPTAPFLERLYRRTAHGIKMGLETMDALAARLDRPERTFACVHVAGTNGKGSVCAVVERALRAAGFVTGLYTSPHLVRFHERIRVGGRPVSDEELAGLIEAVDAADRAGVAAGGREATFFEFATAMAFEHFRRSGVQIAVLETGLGGRLDATNIVRPLVCVITRIGIEHTEYLGSTLEQIAGEKAGIIKPGVPVVAGAMPDQARAVVRSVARERGAPWIPVEETVNVRSPRATLDGQSIQVETAEAVYGPLILPLLGAHQLENAATAVAALEGLGGLSSFSCGEDAIRCGLERVWWPARFQVLSKNPPVILDVAHNPDAARGLADTLKRVLRRKEVGLVTGLLADKDLAGFIRPLASCVKKCWAVPLRSERALPLDRLVSGLRAAGLEAEGLPLREALRQSKEWAIQRDGAVCIAGSLFLAGEVFEAMGLHDLEPLRREAEREEP; this is translated from the coding sequence ATGAAGACGGACGCGCCAACGGCCCCTTTCCTGGAACGGCTCTACCGCCGCACGGCCCACGGCATCAAGATGGGCTTGGAGACGATGGACGCCCTTGCCGCGCGCCTCGATCGTCCCGAGCGGACCTTTGCCTGCGTTCACGTGGCCGGCACCAACGGCAAGGGCTCCGTGTGCGCCGTCGTCGAGCGCGCCCTGCGCGCGGCCGGCTTCGTCACCGGCCTCTACACCTCGCCGCACCTCGTGCGGTTCCACGAGCGGATCCGGGTCGGGGGCCGGCCCGTATCCGACGAGGAACTCGCCGGCCTGATCGAGGCCGTGGACGCTGCCGACCGGGCCGGCGTTGCCGCGGGCGGACGCGAGGCCACCTTCTTCGAATTCGCGACGGCCATGGCCTTCGAACACTTCCGGCGGAGCGGGGTGCAGATCGCCGTGCTGGAGACCGGGCTCGGCGGCCGGCTCGACGCGACCAACATCGTCCGCCCGCTCGTCTGCGTGATCACCCGGATCGGGATCGAGCACACGGAGTATCTCGGGTCCACCCTGGAACAGATCGCCGGCGAGAAGGCGGGGATCATCAAGCCGGGCGTCCCGGTCGTCGCCGGCGCGATGCCCGACCAGGCCCGCGCGGTCGTGCGGTCCGTCGCCCGGGAGCGCGGGGCGCCCTGGATTCCCGTCGAGGAGACGGTGAACGTGCGTTCACCTCGCGCCACGCTGGACGGCCAGAGCATCCAGGTCGAAACCGCGGAGGCCGTGTACGGGCCGCTCATTTTGCCCCTGCTTGGGGCGCACCAACTGGAAAACGCGGCCACGGCCGTGGCGGCCCTGGAGGGCCTGGGCGGCCTGTCCTCCTTTTCCTGCGGCGAGGACGCGATCCGGTGCGGTCTCGAGCGGGTCTGGTGGCCGGCGCGGTTCCAGGTCCTGTCGAAGAATCCGCCGGTCATCCTGGACGTGGCGCACAATCCCGACGCGGCGCGAGGGCTGGCCGACACGCTCAAACGCGTGCTGCGCCGGAAGGAGGTCGGACTGGTCACCGGGCTGCTGGCCGACAAGGACCTCGCGGGGTTCATCCGGCCGCTGGCGTCCTGCGTGAAAAAATGCTGGGCGGTGCCGCTCCGCAGCGAACGCGCCCTCCCGCTGGACCGGCTCGTCTCCGGCCTCCGGGCCGCCGGCCTGGAGGCGGAGGGCCTCCCGCTGCGCGAGGCGCTCCGGCAGTCGAAGGAATGGGCCATCCAGCGGGACGGAGCCGTCTGCATCGCCGGCTCGTTGTTCCTGGCCGGCGAGGTCTTCGAGGCGATGGGCCTTCACGACCTGGAGCCCCTGCGCCGCGAGGCGGAAAGGGAGGAGCCATGA
- a CDS encoding acetyl-CoA carboxylase carboxyltransferase subunit alpha, whose amino-acid sequence MPPYILPFEKPILDLEKKLEDLRAFSQAQNIDVSLEVERMQNKITEMRREVYQNLGAWDKVLVARHPQRPYMLDYLAAMTADFTELHGDRVHADDRAIIGGFAWLGDRRVMFIGTQKGRDTKSNLERNFGCAYPEGYRKALRLMKLAAKFGTPIVTLIDTPGAYPGIESEERHIAEAIAVNLREMFRLPVPIVVTVIGEGGSGGALGIGVGDRVLILEYSYYSVISPEGCAAILWKNRAHASRAAEALKLTAPDLLKAGLVDEVLPEPPGGAHADPAAMAATLKDALLRNIEDLEQRPVDQLLQQRYDKFRAMGVFGEDRAPAEPAPATG is encoded by the coding sequence GTGCCCCCTTATATCCTGCCCTTCGAGAAGCCGATCCTGGACCTGGAGAAGAAGCTCGAGGACCTCCGCGCTTTCAGCCAGGCCCAGAACATCGACGTGTCGCTCGAGGTCGAGCGCATGCAGAACAAGATCACCGAGATGCGCCGCGAGGTGTACCAGAACCTCGGCGCGTGGGACAAGGTGCTGGTCGCGCGGCATCCGCAGCGGCCGTACATGCTGGACTACCTGGCCGCGATGACCGCGGATTTCACCGAGCTGCACGGCGACCGGGTTCACGCGGACGACCGCGCCATCATCGGCGGCTTCGCGTGGCTGGGCGACCGCCGCGTCATGTTCATCGGCACCCAGAAGGGCCGCGACACCAAGAGCAACCTCGAGCGCAATTTCGGCTGCGCGTATCCCGAGGGTTACCGCAAGGCGCTGCGCCTCATGAAGCTGGCCGCCAAGTTCGGGACGCCCATCGTGACGCTGATCGACACCCCGGGCGCCTACCCGGGCATCGAGTCCGAGGAGCGCCATATCGCCGAGGCCATCGCCGTCAACCTGCGCGAGATGTTCCGGCTGCCCGTGCCGATCGTCGTCACGGTCATCGGCGAGGGCGGCAGCGGCGGGGCGCTGGGCATCGGCGTGGGCGACCGCGTGCTGATCCTGGAATACAGCTATTACTCGGTCATCTCGCCGGAGGGTTGCGCGGCGATCCTCTGGAAGAACCGGGCCCACGCCAGCCGGGCGGCCGAGGCGCTGAAGCTCACGGCGCCGGACCTGCTCAAGGCCGGGCTGGTGGACGAGGTGCTGCCCGAGCCACCGGGCGGCGCGCACGCCGACCCCGCCGCCATGGCGGCCACGCTGAAGGACGCCCTGCTCCGGAACATCGAGGACCTGGAGCAGCGGCCCGTGGACCAGCTGCTCCAGCAGCGATACGACAAGTTCCGCGCCATGGGCGTCTTCGGCGAAGACCGGGCCCCCGCCGAGCCGGCCCCGGCTACAGGTTGA
- a CDS encoding L,D-transpeptidase family protein, producing MKDLYLRPQRSTRGCLVALILLLVALLAAWWFWRRPRREEPEPVPAPETVEAAAPEAGPAPVKSVPLPAAPAMDPGLGLLARARDLRAADKLVEARDTAWQTLDQSSNEVARTGAEALLGEVNIELLMSPRMMPEKEEYVVVSGDSLDKLRKKFGTTVEVIRRGNRIPGDVIRAGDRFRIFKGRFTIEVSKTRNDLVVRMNDRFFKRYRVGTGEFGKTPVGDFVIKEKIAQPTWWRPDGKPIPFGDPENVLGTHWLSLDIPGYGIHGTWEPDTIGKQASAGCIRLLNAEVEELFNLVPEGTPVRIVE from the coding sequence ATGAAGGACCTGTACCTCCGGCCCCAACGGTCGACCCGGGGCTGCCTGGTGGCGTTGATTCTCCTGCTGGTGGCGCTCCTGGCGGCCTGGTGGTTCTGGCGGCGGCCCCGGCGCGAGGAGCCGGAGCCGGTTCCCGCGCCCGAGACCGTGGAAGCGGCAGCCCCGGAAGCCGGGCCGGCCCCGGTAAAGTCCGTCCCCCTCCCCGCCGCGCCCGCGATGGATCCCGGCCTGGGGCTGCTGGCCCGGGCCCGGGATCTGCGCGCCGCGGACAAACTGGTCGAGGCCCGCGACACGGCCTGGCAGACACTGGACCAGTCCTCCAACGAGGTCGCGCGGACGGGGGCGGAAGCCCTGCTCGGCGAGGTCAATATCGAACTCCTGATGAGCCCGCGCATGATGCCGGAAAAGGAGGAGTACGTCGTCGTTTCGGGCGATTCGTTGGACAAGCTACGGAAGAAATTCGGGACCACCGTCGAGGTGATCCGCCGCGGCAACCGGATCCCGGGCGACGTGATCCGGGCCGGCGACCGGTTCCGTATCTTCAAGGGCCGGTTCACCATCGAGGTCAGCAAGACCCGCAACGACCTGGTGGTCCGGATGAACGACCGGTTCTTCAAGCGCTACCGCGTGGGCACGGGCGAGTTCGGCAAGACGCCGGTGGGCGATTTCGTCATCAAGGAGAAAATCGCGCAGCCGACGTGGTGGCGGCCCGACGGCAAGCCGATCCCGTTCGGCGATCCCGAGAACGTGCTGGGGACGCACTGGCTGTCCCTGGACATCCCGGGCTACGGCATCCACGGCACGTGGGAGCCCGACACGATCGGCAAACAGGCCAGCGCCGGCTGCATCCGGCTGCTCAACGCGGAAGTCGAGGAACTGTTCAACCTGGTGCCGGAAGGCACCCCGGTCCGCATCGTGGAATAA
- a CDS encoding serine/threonine protein kinase, with translation MNTREFAGYAIVRNLAGGGMTRLFVALDSSQNRVVLRYLLENWARKWRFRKRFFHGAKVLAKLNHPHIVKVLKTGYEGRIPYMTLEFVESRTLRDLILYRDPLLTQNVLSLMRQMAAALFYIHSQGFLHLDWKPENILVRPDGHIVIIDFDLAMKRKRRPIRVKELPGTPSYIAPEALTRHVVDERSDIYSLGVTFYEMLTYHKPFEGDKIEQVRAAQIDPNTPPTRPRQYNPEVPAAMESLVLKCLAKQPDDRYPSLSLVIRDLEALL, from the coding sequence ATGAACACACGGGAATTTGCCGGATATGCCATTGTCCGCAACCTGGCCGGCGGCGGGATGACGCGCCTGTTCGTGGCGCTGGACAGCTCCCAAAACCGTGTCGTGCTGCGCTACCTGCTGGAGAACTGGGCCCGCAAGTGGCGTTTCCGCAAGCGGTTCTTCCACGGGGCCAAGGTGCTGGCCAAGCTGAACCACCCGCATATCGTCAAGGTGCTCAAGACCGGCTACGAGGGGCGCATCCCCTACATGACCCTGGAATTCGTCGAGTCGCGTACCCTGCGCGACCTGATCCTCTACCGCGATCCCCTTCTCACCCAGAACGTCCTCTCCCTCATGCGCCAGATGGCGGCCGCCCTCTTCTACATCCACTCGCAAGGCTTCCTCCACCTCGACTGGAAGCCGGAAAACATCCTGGTCCGGCCGGACGGCCACATCGTCATCATCGACTTCGACCTGGCCATGAAGCGCAAGCGCCGGCCGATCCGCGTGAAGGAACTGCCCGGCACGCCGTCGTACATCGCGCCCGAGGCGTTGACCCGCCACGTCGTGGACGAGCGGTCGGACATCTACAGCCTCGGCGTGACCTTCTACGAGATGCTGACCTACCACAAGCCTTTCGAGGGCGACAAGATCGAGCAGGTCCGCGCCGCGCAGATCGATCCGAACACCCCCCCCACCCGCCCGCGCCAGTACAACCCCGAGGTGCCGGCGGCCATGGAATCCCTGGTGCTGAAGTGCTTGGCCAAGCAGCCGGATGACCGGTATCCGTCCTTGAGCCTGGTCATCCGCGATCTCGAGGCGCTCCTATGA
- the aspS gene encoding aspartate--tRNA ligase, which translates to MMRSHTCGELRKEHIGQRVRLCGWVDTVRDHGGVIFIDLRDRYGVTQVIFDPRDSQEAWDRAQGTRGEYVIRIEGAVEPRPADMANPKLATGEIEVRSNTIAVLNRSATPPFPLDDDEAAKVAEDLRMAYRYLDLRRPQMQRNLRSRHEMVQAIRVYLDRAGFMDIETPMMTKSTPEGARDYLVPSRILPGTFYALPQSPQQYKQLLMLAGFDRYYQVARCFRDEDLRADRQPEFTQIDMELSFVTPEDLYGIIDGLLAVIMKAAGHGDLALPLPRMSYDDAMNRFGSDKPDVRFGMEMTDVSDVFAGTQLKVFANVLGKGGVVKALNAKGQGHTSLSVMDDWTAMAKDAGLGGLAYIRVSPEGEWKSPIAKFLSESEREGLTKKLGIEPGDLVMFGADKLATVNTALGRIRLIAGEAAGLIDPKKFAFMWVTDFPLFERNDQGELQAMHHPFTAPHVQDLPFLESDPLKVRAQAYDIVLNGVELGGGSIRIHDPELQAKMFGILGIPPAEIEDRFGHLIRAFSYGAPPHGGIALGLDRLVMLMVGGESIRDVIAFPKTQKAMDLMMNAPAKVDAKQLRDVHIRLDLPAGNPPAVAASS; encoded by the coding sequence ATGATGCGTTCGCATACCTGCGGGGAGTTGAGAAAGGAGCACATCGGGCAGCGGGTCCGGTTGTGCGGCTGGGTGGACACCGTCCGGGATCACGGCGGCGTGATCTTCATCGACCTGCGCGACCGCTACGGCGTGACCCAGGTAATCTTCGACCCGCGCGATTCGCAGGAAGCCTGGGACCGGGCGCAGGGGACGCGCGGCGAGTACGTCATCCGCATCGAGGGCGCGGTCGAACCGCGTCCGGCGGACATGGCCAACCCGAAGCTGGCCACGGGCGAGATCGAGGTACGCTCGAACACCATCGCGGTCCTTAACCGCAGCGCCACGCCGCCCTTCCCGCTGGACGACGACGAGGCCGCGAAGGTGGCCGAGGACCTGCGGATGGCCTACCGCTACCTTGACCTGCGCCGCCCGCAGATGCAGCGGAACCTGCGGTCCCGCCACGAGATGGTGCAGGCCATCCGGGTGTACCTCGACCGCGCCGGGTTCATGGACATCGAGACCCCGATGATGACCAAGAGCACGCCGGAGGGCGCGCGCGACTACCTCGTGCCCAGCCGCATCCTCCCGGGCACGTTCTACGCGCTGCCCCAGTCGCCGCAGCAGTACAAGCAGCTGCTCATGCTCGCGGGGTTCGACCGCTACTACCAGGTGGCCCGCTGCTTCCGGGACGAGGACCTGCGCGCGGACCGCCAGCCGGAGTTCACGCAGATCGACATGGAACTCTCCTTCGTCACGCCCGAGGACCTTTACGGGATCATCGACGGCCTGCTGGCCGTCATCATGAAGGCGGCGGGCCACGGAGACCTCGCCCTGCCGCTGCCGCGCATGTCGTACGACGACGCGATGAATCGCTTCGGCAGCGACAAGCCGGACGTGCGGTTCGGCATGGAGATGACGGACGTCTCCGACGTGTTCGCGGGCACGCAGCTCAAGGTCTTCGCCAACGTCCTGGGGAAGGGCGGGGTGGTCAAGGCCCTGAACGCGAAGGGGCAGGGGCACACCTCGCTGTCGGTCATGGACGACTGGACGGCGATGGCCAAGGACGCGGGGCTGGGCGGCCTGGCGTACATCCGCGTCTCGCCCGAGGGCGAGTGGAAGTCGCCGATCGCGAAGTTTCTCTCCGAGTCCGAGAGGGAGGGCCTGACGAAGAAACTCGGCATCGAGCCGGGCGACCTGGTGATGTTCGGAGCGGACAAGCTGGCGACGGTCAACACGGCGCTCGGGCGTATCCGGCTGATCGCCGGCGAGGCGGCGGGGCTGATCGATCCGAAGAAGTTCGCCTTCATGTGGGTCACCGATTTCCCGCTGTTTGAAAGAAATGACCAGGGCGAGTTGCAGGCCATGCACCATCCGTTCACGGCGCCGCACGTCCAGGATCTCCCGTTCCTGGAAAGCGATCCGCTGAAAGTCCGGGCGCAGGCCTACGACATCGTGCTGAACGGCGTCGAGCTGGGCGGCGGAAGCATCCGTATACACGACCCGGAACTGCAGGCGAAGATGTTCGGAATACTGGGCATCCCGCCGGCGGAGATCGAGGACCGGTTCGGACACCTGATTCGCGCGTTCAGCTACGGCGCGCCGCCGCACGGCGGCATCGCGCTGGGGCTCGACCGCCTGGTCATGCTGATGGTCGGGGGCGAATCCATCCGGGACGTCATCGCGTTCCCGAAGACCCAGAAGGCGATGGACCTGATGATGAACGCCCCCGCGAAGGTCGACGCGAAGCAACTGCGGGACGTGCACATCCGGCTGGACCTGCCGGCCGGGAATCCCCCTGCCGTCGCGGCCTCAAGCTGA
- a CDS encoding acetyl-CoA carboxylase carboxyltransferase subunit beta → MAFLRKRNYSTVKVRKRDMPDGLWLKCPSCNEIIFKQELEAALSVCPKCEHHFQVGRRQRLELLVEPGSFEEWDDHLHSVDALGFTGTAPYLEKLEENRKKTGFRDAMMCGRARMGAHRVAIGVMDFSFLGASMGSVVGEKVTRLVERATRERLPALISCASGGARMYEGMLSLMQMAKTSGALARHADAGLPYISLLTHPTTAGVMASYATLGDVIVAEPGALIGFAGPRVIKETTQQDLPEGFQRAEFLLKHGLIDLIVPRKELKATLVRLLDFMMGRPAAAPLAPSPAPEPEPAAPTEA, encoded by the coding sequence ATGGCTTTTTTAAGGAAGAGAAACTATTCCACGGTCAAGGTCCGTAAACGGGACATGCCCGACGGGCTCTGGCTGAAATGCCCCTCCTGCAACGAGATCATCTTCAAGCAGGAACTGGAAGCCGCCTTGAGCGTCTGCCCGAAATGCGAGCATCATTTCCAGGTCGGTCGCCGCCAGAGACTCGAACTGCTCGTCGAGCCCGGCTCGTTCGAGGAGTGGGACGACCACCTCCACAGCGTGGACGCGCTGGGCTTCACCGGCACCGCGCCGTACCTCGAGAAGCTCGAGGAGAACCGGAAAAAGACCGGCTTCCGCGACGCGATGATGTGCGGCCGCGCGCGGATGGGCGCCCACCGGGTCGCGATCGGCGTGATGGATTTCAGTTTCCTCGGCGCCAGCATGGGCTCCGTGGTCGGGGAAAAGGTGACCCGTCTCGTCGAGCGCGCCACGCGCGAGCGGCTGCCCGCGCTCATCAGTTGCGCCTCGGGCGGCGCCCGCATGTACGAGGGCATGTTGAGCCTCATGCAGATGGCCAAGACCAGCGGCGCCCTCGCCCGGCACGCGGACGCGGGACTGCCGTACATCAGCCTCCTGACCCATCCGACCACGGCCGGCGTCATGGCCAGCTACGCCACCCTCGGCGACGTCATCGTCGCCGAGCCCGGCGCCCTCATCGGCTTTGCCGGCCCGCGCGTGATCAAGGAGACCACCCAGCAGGACCTCCCCGAAGGTTTCCAGCGGGCGGAGTTTCTCCTGAAGCACGGGCTTATCGATCTGATCGTGCCCCGCAAGGAACTCAAGGCCACCCTCGTGCGCCTGCTGGATTTCATGATGGGCCGCCCGGCCGCGGCGCCGCTGGCTCCGTCCCCGGCGCCCGAGCCGGAACCGGCGGCGCCGACCGAGGCCTAG